The Myripristis murdjan chromosome 6, fMyrMur1.1, whole genome shotgun sequence sequence aGTATAATGTCTTGGAACAAAACCCTTCAAATCTTTAAGGCATGCCTTGAATTGGTATTGTTTATGCAGATGGGATCAATGCCAGTTAAGATAGTTAAGACTAAAGTGTTTCAATAAAAAGTGTTTATGTGATAATTGGGCTGATTACCCTAATATGGAAGAAGTTCTTCTTTACTCAGACACTATCCATGAAATGCGAAGTTAATATAATAATGGTCTCAAGTTAACAACaaaatcagacctttttttcacaaatgaatGCAGGATCCCATCATCATGATTTTGTTTGCTCAGCAGCGTTTGACCCAAAAGTAACCGAACAGTTGGTCCAGGGTGGCACAGGATTTTTGCTTCCATTTAAGGGCTGTGTTGTCAATGAAAGCTCATTTATATGATCTCTCCTGTATGTATGATGAACAGATGCCGACAAACGCATCAAAGTGGCCAAGCCGGTGGTGGAGATGGACGGAGATGAAATGACCAGGATCATCTGGGAGTTCATCAAAGAGAAGGTGCAAGTGGCGTCTGTTtggaggactgtgtgtgtgtgtgtgtgtgcgcgtgggGTGGGGTTTGGGATTCGGGGGGTGAACTCACAAACACCggtgtgtgcctgtctgccGTTGTGGAGGACTTACCCGCACTGTCTGACTCGTCTATTTTTATATCACCGACTGACACGTGGATAgagcggagggaggaggggtgtatgcggaggaagacaggaagattatgtatttatgatgtGGGGGAGGGGTTTGCGAGGTTTCATTCAGTCACTGGCTGGTTGCCTCTGGAGAGAGCAGATGGTGCGTTGGCTTACGAAGGAAACGTGGAGAATCACGGATCAACATCCCTCCCTGTTTTCTGACATTTGCTGATGGGTTTTATTGTTGAATTATTGAGAGAATGTGAACATGCAATATATAAATCATATAACCATGCAAATATTTCGAACTGTGATTGTATTAGTACTTTGCACACTTGCACCATAGGTTTTATAAGCCTATTATTTGAGTTACTGCtgctaatatttatttttcatactcATGATTTATACTTGCCCCTGCTTTGATCTGCGTGTCCTTTTTTCGGGGAGTGTCAGTTGTTAGCAGTGTTTTTGTCCCCAGAACACAGGGTGTCCAGTGTCAGgtttgttgatttttatctCACAGGAAGCTGAGCTGAACACAGTTTCCTTGAGAACAACAATGTAAAGCTGCTGCTGGTCTAAAGCAAGGATAATAATTCCTATTTCTCTCTATTTTGGTTCTTTAGCTCATCCTGTCCAATGTCGACGTTGAGTTGAAGTATTTTGACTTGGGTCTGCCATACCGTGACCAGACTGATGACCAGGTCACCATTGACTCTGCCCTGGCCACCAAGAAGTACAGCGTGGCTGTTAAATGCGCCACCATCACGCCCGATGAAGCCAGAGTTGAAGGTCTTTAACAAGTCTAGAGCTGTGTCTGCATTGCAAGGAAGCTTCCTGTTTGCTTGACACTGAGTTAACAACATTACTTATTAGGAGTCGTCGATGTCCAAAAGGCTATGTGAGTTTAGACAGCGCAACAAAGAAACTTCACATGTCTAGCGTTGAATGCCACACATCAACGTGTTGACAGTTTGTATAGAAATCAAGCCTTCTTTACAGCTAGCTGGCTAAATGTGCTGTAAGTAGCTCTGACATCATCAGTAAAAGTGACCCCAGTGGTTTTCCGGAAACTATTAACTGAACTAAAATGAATCGACGTGATTACATATTATCAGTTTTCACATATGTTGGAAATGTCAgatgtgtgttatttttcacaCAGCATTTCTATTAGTGATTGAAGTGGGGACACCTGGCCAACTGTTAATTTATTCCCGTTATTTCCCATTCCACCTAAGGAACCAGCGTATACTCACTTCACAATGATAATAAGGTACATTAACAGAGAGCGTACTATGTATCCTGCCTGAATGAGATTTGCTATTATGAAACCCACAGGGCTTCTGGGCATGGGAACCCCACATGGTTATTTATGGCTAGGGTCATGGTTGGGTGAGTGCTGTCCAGCTTGTCATATTCAAGCTGTTTTAGTGAATAGACAACAGGCCCAACAAAtcttctgaccaatcacagcacttaTGGGtgtatcttgcccagaactgCAGTGGAATTCATAATAGCATGAATGAGACGCTCTTAACCACCTTAAAACTCTACACCCTAGTCTGAAATTGCACCTAAACAGGAAGCTTCCTTGTGTTTGAGATAGAGGCTGGGATAACCTAGTTTCCTgaagattttctgtttttctataAATGTCTTGTGACATTTACTGCATTCTgagttatttttgtatttatttttagagtttAGCCTGAAGAAGATGTGGAAGAGCCCCAATGGTACCATCAGGAACATCCTGGGTGGCACAGTCTTCCGTGAGCCAATCATCTGCAAGAACATTCCCAGGCTTGTTCCAGGTTGGACGCAGCCCATCACCATTGGCAGACACGCCTTTGGTGACCAGGTCAGCATCATTTTAGACTCTATCAAGTGCTCGCCATGTAATTTACTTCATCTCacaataacatgttttttttcttcttctcgaGTGCAAAGTTACACTTTGTTGTGAACAAGTCCAGGAAGTTCACGATGGCTATCGGATTTTTTCTGTTCAAGTTACAACAGTTTCCTTGTTTCTTCTACAGTACAGAGCAACAGACTTTGTTGTCAACCAGCCGGGCAAATTCAAGATAATCTTCTCACCTTCTGATGGTAGTGCCGGCAAGGAATGGGAAGTCTATGATTTCCCTGCTGGCGGCTGTGGAATGGGCATGTACAACACTGATGAGGTGAGTTCATCTAAAGTATTAGTTTTAAAGTCTCTAGTATTCCTGAAAAATCTGCCTCCATAAATAACAACTTGCTTTAGTTTTGCTGTTATTCTTAAAATAGATCTGACAACAAAATGTACTTACTATAAGTCACTTTGGACAAAAGTGTCTGCTAAATGTCCAAACTCCAGCCCccaccattattattatcagattTCACCTTTTTCTGACCTAAATAAACcacaaaatgaatatttaacaaATCGAAAGTATTGTAATTTTGTGTTAACATTTCCACAAATCACATAGTGGAAACCCACTGTAGCAACTGCAGCATATAAATTGTTACTTGTAATTCTGTAAAATCATGTAACTCTCTCACAGATAAAAGAACAACCTGATAGGTAGATCTGTTAAATTTGACACATGGTATTTCACATTATTGACCCTGTGACTATCTTCCTTTCAGTCTACTTGTTTGCCTATGTCAGCAtgagtttgtttgattttacaaCATCAGAGGTCATGCGATATGACTTTCAACTTGTCGAGGGGAAATAGAGCCGTGAAGTGGAGGTGTATGCAAGAGATCTAatcaggcaaacacacagaaggTTGTTAACCCCAGTGGCATTGATATTACCTCTAGCAGTCATgggtttttggctttttttttttttttttttgccccaacAGTCTATTACAGGCTTTGCACACAGCTGCTTCCAGTATGCTATTGGCAAGAAGTGGCCCCTGTACATGAGCACAAAGAACACAATTCTCAAAGCCTATGATGGTAGATTCAAAGACATCTTCCAGGATATCTTTGAAAAGTGAGTgtcttctgttttcatctttgttcAGTTGGTCTTTTGGCTTATTTATGCACAAATAGACTGAATTCCTGTAAGACTGCTATTTTTCAGCGAGAACATAGTACAAAATGTGTTAATTGatacacatttttattaatcTTTTACCACAAagtgtattattttttattttaaaaagtatcaTTGGAAATTTAGTGGTTTCTTTGATTAAGGTATTATTTAATGTGGGTGAAAAGCAGCTTTATTTGTGTAGTCATTGTTGTGCAGTCAGTGTTcattaagtctttttttttttcctggcttgCATTTGCAAATTTCTTGACAGGAACTACAAGCCTGAGTTTGACAAACTGAAGATCTGGTATGAGCACAGACTTATTGATGATATGGTTGCCCAAGTCCTGAAGTCCTCTGGCGCCTTTGTGTGGGCCTGCAAGAACTATGATGGAGATGTGCAGTCTGACATCCTGGCACAGGGTAAGATTTTTGGGAACTGACACTGCAGTTTCTTGGAAATGACATTACGAAATACTGAAAGTTCTGAAGAAAATTGTCTGTCAGTTtttgagcagagaggagactgtGTTAAGGTGGATTTTTGAAGAGGAATCTGCATTTTGTTGTCCGTTTCAGGTTTTGGCTCTCTGGGCCTGATGACCTCAGTTCTTGTGTGCCCTGATGGCAAGACTATCGAAGCTGAGGCTGCCCACGGCACAGTGACCAGGCACTATCGCGAGCACCAGAAGGTTACTAGCCATTTAGTCTGTATGAGGCCTATGGCTTTATGACAGGAAAACATTTTAGCTTGGCAATGAAATATTGAGCATGTGTGAGCAATATCATATTTGTTATTGCACACGGACTGCATCATCTGTGTAGTTACACTGCCATCATGTGGTGAAAATAGGAATATAACAAATATTCTTCAGCAGTAACTGAGCAGATTGATTTTATCCTTCCTTTCTGCACCTGCAGGGTCGGCCAACAAGCACCAACCCCATTGCCAGCATTTTCGCCTGGACCAGAGGCCTGGAGCACCGTGGCAAACTTGATGGCAATCCTGACCTTATCAAGTAAGAGGGACTTAAGATTGTGTATTGAGCATACTTAGATCAGAATGAAATGTGCCGTCTTTCTAAATGATTTTGTGCATTTGCAGATTCTCCCAGACTCTGGAGAAGGTATGTGTGGAGACTGTTGAGAGTGGAGTCATGACCAAGGACCTTGCAGGTTGCATCCATGGCTTGGCCAAGTAAGCTCCTTAATATTTG is a genomic window containing:
- the idh2 gene encoding isocitrate dehydrogenase [NADP], mitochondrial, producing MAGYLKVLSSLSRSAAALSRNPAVLAPAATCQTSQQRNYADKRIKVAKPVVEMDGDEMTRIIWEFIKEKLILSNVDVELKYFDLGLPYRDQTDDQVTIDSALATKKYSVAVKCATITPDEARVEEFSLKKMWKSPNGTIRNILGGTVFREPIICKNIPRLVPGWTQPITIGRHAFGDQYRATDFVVNQPGKFKIIFSPSDGSAGKEWEVYDFPAGGCGMGMYNTDESITGFAHSCFQYAIGKKWPLYMSTKNTILKAYDGRFKDIFQDIFEKNYKPEFDKLKIWYEHRLIDDMVAQVLKSSGAFVWACKNYDGDVQSDILAQGFGSLGLMTSVLVCPDGKTIEAEAAHGTVTRHYREHQKGRPTSTNPIASIFAWTRGLEHRGKLDGNPDLIKFSQTLEKVCVETVESGVMTKDLAGCIHGLANCKLNEHYVNTTDFLDAIKKNLDKALGK